AGAGATATATTTTTTAATATTTCTTTCTAAATAATTATAAAAATCTGTAAACATAAGATACGCTTGACTATTTTCATTTATAGTTGACGCAATTGCATCAACTTCAATCAAAATATGACAATCATCTAAAGGGATTTTCAACTGAGATAAATCAAATTCATCTAAATCTTCTTTGAATAAAATAGCTTTTCGTTCAATAACACACCCTTCTTTGAGACTGAAATGTTTCAACACTTTTTTTATTCTCTTTCTCATGCCTAATTCTGTAAAAATTTCATCTAAAAGAACTTCAATATCTTCAGTTTTTGTTATTAATCTATATTCCATTATTTTCTCCTTAGTCCAAAATTGGATAAAAATTCTTTACATTTCCAAACTCATCAAGATAACCAATAAAATTTAAACCATTTGAAGCAGTACCTTCAATCCTTCCATTGATTAACTTCCCATTTTGCATAGCTTCAGACCCTAATTCATACATTTTGTCATCACTAATAATAGATGGATCATAAAGTGTTTTCGGGTCTCTCGCATTTTTATAAGTAACAGGGTCCGCAACATTTCCTGTTATATCTTTTCTTGGTATTCTATATTCTACTTCATAAACGCCATCAATAGTTGGATGAGAGGTTTTAGAAATGACTAAATCATCTCCATTAATACCTTGACTCTGTAAAGCTTTATAAAACTCATCTGCATTATGCCCACCACTAATTCCTTTTTTGGTACTTATTCCTTCAACATTTTTTAAATGATTTTTCGCATTTTCACCAATTTTTAAATTCCCAGCCCCACTAGCTTTCTCAGGAATTTCAGGAACCTTACTCCCTCTATTCTTAAACCCTTTCACACCACTATATCCCACTAATGCAAGATCCAATGCACCAAATACTCCACGCAGAATGCGCTCTTTTCCGCTTAACTCTCGACCACCAATTGTGTTTCCTGAGATTGCTTCATAACTGTTCACACTACCTGATACCAAGCCTAATCCCATCGCTATTTTCCATGGCAATGCCGCTCCAATAGCCAATATAGCAGAATTTACCACTATATTGACTACAAAAGTTGAATCGTTTCTTTTTTAAATCATGAGTTTTTGTACAATAAATACAGCTAGCTTTTGTTAGCTAGTGGCAACTTGATTAGTGAGTGTTTGCTTACTATCAAGGCTTTACCGCTCGACTCCAATCAAATGGTAAAGCACCTTTTTTATTTTATTTATCTTTAAATAATTTCTCACTATAGTGCTTCGTTTTACTCTCCTAAAAGCATATTAACTCTTAGAGAATACATTTCATCCCTATCAATTTCAAAATCTCCTTTTGAAATAAGATCATCAAAATTGCTTAAATCTGTTTTATAGCATAAAAAATCATCTGATGATAAATCTTTTAAACCAATGCTCTTTATTTTTTCTATTCTACTAAAAATATAGTCTGGTATAAACTTTTGTTTTAAACTTAAAATCGCAAGGTTTAAAAATACAGAAACATACTCTGACTCATCTTTTCTCATTGGAATTACTGATTCTTCAAAAGTAGCATCTATTGACTGCTTTTCCGTAAATTTTTGCTCATTTCTAAATTCTTCATAAATTTCTAAGGTACAATCTTTAGCTTCAATATATTTTTTTTCGTTCATTTTTTTCTCCCAGTTTAATATTTAGTATATATATTCAACGTTACCTTTGGATATTTGTATCTAAATTCTAATATAAGATTCGTACAACTTTGACATGTAGGTAATTCTGTGTATAAATCTATAACTCCTTTAGTGTTGAAATCAATTTTTGAAGCAATATCCTCCAAAATTTTTGCTTCTGTGTCATTAAATCTTGGAAACCTGTCATCCACATATGATGTTAAAGCTTTTTTATCTTTAGTAACTGAAAAATCTGCTAAATCATAACCCTTACTAGAATCGCTATGAATTCCACTATGAGCTACATATTCATTTTTTAATCCATCTATTTGTACATCTGCAATTGCGACATTTCCATCCGCTCTCAAACGCTTATTTGGCATTTGCTCTCTTAATTTGTCGCCTCTTTTTTGAAAATTCTCAACTTTTTGTGTTTTAGTAAGTCCACCAGCTTTCTCAGGAACTTCAGGAACCTTACTCCCTCTATTCTTAAACCCTTTCACACCACTGTACCCCGCTAATGCAAGATCCAATGTGCCAAATACTCCACGCAAAATGCGCTCTTTTCCGCTTAACTTTCGGCCACCAATCGTGTTTCCAGAGATTCCTTCATAACTGTTCACACTACCTGAAACCAAGCCTAATCCCATCGCTATTTTCCATGGCAATGCCGCTCCGATAGCCAATACTGCTCCATTTACCACGGTATTGACTACTAAATTCATTTTCTTTTCATTGAAAGATGTGTACTCAAACGCTGTACTCGCAAAAGCCAATGCTTCATATTCCTCATAGGTCCTACACCCGACTCTTGTTGGAGCGGAAAATACTCTTCCTTGGATTTCTAGGGGCTATAAATTGAGCTATATAAGTAGAAAAAGAAACGACCAAGTTCAATCGTTTCTTTTTTAAATCATGAGTTTTTTTTACAATGAATACAGCTAATTGGCAACTTGATTAGTGAGTGCATTCTTACTAATCAAGGCTTTACTATCTGACTCCAATCAGGTAGTAAAGTGCCTTTTTTAATTATAATTGTTGAAATACTCAATAATTATATTTTGCATAGAATCATTATTAATTGTATCATCGCTAATAAAATTTAAAAATAAATCATAAACTTCTTGGTTTTTATACTTAGATAGAAGTTTACAAATAGACAACAACATTTCTGATTCTATATTGTGATTATTTTGAAAATATTTAGCTAATACTTTGGCTGAATTGTCATTTATTTTATTTTCTACCACTTCAATAAATATAATTTTTTCATAGCTTGAATAATCTTCTGATGTAATTAATTCAATAAGCTCATCTTTATTTAAATCCTCTTTAAATATTTTTAATCGACTCTTATCTACATCATTTCTAGCTTTTTTGTCGTCATTATAATAATTTTCTAAAAAAGTGGGATAATCAACTAACTCATAAACTAATGAAGTCATATCTTTAATGTACGAACTAATATTTTCTTTGTAAACCTGAAAATCTTTAAGTTCATATATTGATAATCCTCCAAAATCATCAACTATTCTAATTTCATTTTCTTTTTTTATAAGAACTGGATAGAGTTTATTAATAGTAATATCTCTATTTGCTTTGTTAGAAATTACTTTTACAATCATATTATCTAACCCCCTTTGGTATAAAATTATTATCTAAGTCTATAATCCAAAAATCATCAGTAAGCCCATTCCTAATTTTAAGGTCTTTAGGAATTGGTACTTTCATTTTCACATCATAAAAACTACTTTTACCAGTTTTTAAATTCTGATAATAGTGAATCTTTCCTTTCCCCATTGACGTTTCATAACTATATGTTGACTCCATTTTCGCCCAGTCTGACATGGAACTTCCATCCTTAGTAAGTTCAGAAACTACCTTAGGATCTTTTAAATCAGAACCAGATATAATAGGTTTTGAGTTTTCGAGTATATCACCTTTCATTAACTCATTTTTATACTTTTGGTATTGAATACTATTTTTTGAGTTCTTTGTAACATCAGTCCCACCAGCTTTCTTAGAAGGAACCTTACTCCCTCTAATCTTAAACCCTTTCACACCACTATACCCCGCGGCAATGCGGCTCCGATAGCGCTGAAGAAAGAGAACACTGTAAAGAAAGTCAATAGTCCGCTAGGCTCTCCTAACATCGCTATTAACTTTCTTTATTGGGTATGTGCTTTTGATAGTATCTGAAAAACTCATGAAATAGCTAGTACCTTGACTTGTCCCTCGAGCCTTTTCAGCATAACATGCCCACCGCTTGCATTAATATTTGAATTTGTTCTTTCAAACCTTTTCTACCTAATCCTCAGAATCTAGCAAAATAGTGGAGAAAAAACTGAATTAGTGAATAGCAAACAATCAAGTTGTCCTAGTATTTTTCTTATTTTCCACTTAAATATACTTCTACCATTTTTTTTGGTGCTGGAACAAGATCTTCTTCAATTTCTACATGTTCATTTCTAATTCCCGTATACAAACATTCATCACAAAATTTAACCAATATATCCTCTTTACTAACCATTGTTGTTAATCGTAAATTACTATCATTACAGCTAGGACATAACTCTTCTGTCATGTAAGCACTTAAATCCCATATCAATGATGAGACTTGATTAGAAAGTTCTTCTTCACTTAAACCTTCTATAACCTTATTTGTATAAAAAGGGATAGCTATTTCAAAATTGTCATCAGAATGACCTAGAATTAAACCTACAGAATCCACTCTCGTTATTGCATCTAGGTAATCTATAGATGTATATTTTGAAAACACAGAATAATACTTGTTCACATATCCAATAAGGTCATCAAAGAACCTATTCAAATTATTGGTTTCAAATTTTTTGTAAATGGCTAAAATATCTTCTTTCATATTCTCCTCCTAAGGTTTGGGTACAGGGTAAGTAGTAATTATATTCCCTGCTTTATCCGTGATAACCTTTATCCATGTTGTTGTTTGACCACCTAAGCTAGGCTTAACAGTGCCAACATTTTTACCTATATCTATTACTCTTTCGAACCCTCCAGATTCTATCTGATTTACAGGTGTGTTTACAACTTGTTTTGATTGCAATATATTTTTTAAATCTGACTCAGGAATTGTAAACTGTCCTGCATTTTTCGAAGGATTGTAATGTCTATCTCTGACATGCTTCATCCCCGCATTTTTTGATGGGCTAAATCTAGTCGGATTTTCTGCTAAATTTACTCTTGACTGCACAACTCCAACATTAGGCTTTGTAACATCAGCCCCACCAGCTTTCTCAGGAACTTCAGGAACCTTACTCCCTCTATTCTTAAACCCTTTCACACCACTATACCCCGCTAATGCAAGATCCAATGTGCCAAATACTCCACGCAAAATGCGCTCTTTTCCGCTTAACTTTCGGCCACCAATCGTGTTTCCAGAGATTCCTTCATAACTGTTCACACTACCAGAAAGTAAACCTAATCCCATCGCTATTTTCCATGGCAATGCCGCTCCGATAGCCAATACCGCTCCATTTACCACGGTATTGACTACTAAATTTGTTTTCTTTTCATTGAAAGACGTGTACTCAAACGCTGTACTCGCAAAGGCCAACGCTTCATATTCCTCATACGTACATCCTACACCCGACTCTTGTTGGAGTGCAAGATACTCAGCCTTCATGTACGTTGTCAGTGGGCTTTTTCGGTACATTAAATCCGTTAAGCTAACCTGTTGAAGCGACCCATTTCGATCCATTCCATCTGCTGAATAATTCGGGTTGGGAATCGCTACTTTAGCCGGTGTCGTTTCAGATGCAATATCAAAATGACTGAGCTTTTCCACAAATTGATCCATGCTTTGTAAAAAAGGATAATCTATACTACTAGACAATTCATCTGGAATCTTCGTCACAGCTTGCTGCAGCCAGTACATTTTTTCACCCCAAACATCGTACTGACTTGGGTACTGGCGCACATCTAAACGGATGACGTAATCTTTGTCATATCTCGCAATGTCATCCTCGGCTTTCTCAATCTCTCTCGCCGCTTTCTTTAGTAATTCAACCACAGACAAGCCTTCTTCATTGGCACCATCTGAGCCTAACCATTGAGTGGCTTGGATTTTATTCAACCAGTCTTCTTCATTATACCCCACATCCATCTATAAAATCCTCCCACCAGGAACTTTTTCCCCTGGTTCGTCGATTCCTCTTCCTAAACTTTCATCCAGCTCCACAAAGGTCTCTCCTGTAAATTTCACATACTCGTCTACTCGTTGATAATGTCCCAACAAACCTGCAACGTGCTGTGTTAACACTGGATACATGCCAATCTGTCCCATGGCATCCCCTGCTTCATAAAAATCAATCTGCTCTAATTTCTCTGCTGCTTTATAGGCAACTTCTAACTGCGTCACTGCTTTTTTTAAGGAGGTTTGAATATCGGCTAATTCATCTGGATTAACTTGAATTTTCCCCATTAGGCTGTCACTCCTTCTGGCAATTCATAGGATACCTTTAATTCTTCTACCAACCAGTGAGTCAACCAATAGTGGCTCATTTTATACACATATTCTTCGGAAGGAGAGACAGCGTACAGTTGATTTTCTAACTCAAAAAAGACCCATTCTTCTTTGCTGATTCCAGATTCTGACGGACTAACTTTCCCGATAGAAAGTGGAGCTACGTTAAATTCCGCTTCTTCTAAACCTAATTGTCTCAACTCTGAACGACGCAAGCGTTGCTTCTTAAATGTCAATTCTTCCTCAGTTGCTTCTCGTCGAACTAGCTCATACTCATGGTACAACTTTTCTAATAACGCTTTCCCTGGTAAAACAGAGAGTCGATAGCCTTCTTGTACTTTTTCTAGACAAATCGTTTCTTTTTCATCTGGAACGAGGAAATGATTTTCAACCATCACATACGTTTCACTTTCACAATAACGTTCTAAAATTTTCAATAGAGTCATTCCAATAGAGGTTAACTGGTTTTCTTTCGTAACGACCTGTTTCTTTTGTAGTCTTTCAACCCCAACTTCACTACTTTCTAGTGCCGTTAAACCAACTAAATACAGTTCTGGGAATCCAAATAACTCAGTTCCCCCTAAAATATCCATCAGCACATATACTTCTTGTGCTGAAAAAACATCTTTTTTCATCTTTCCCCTCCTTGATCACGTTCGTTATTTTATAAATGCATCAAATTGATCGAATCGTCGCCATAGTGGCACCTTTATCCATGCTGGCACTATCCTTCTTCAACGCTCGCAAGGCTTTATCTTGAACCTTGACAATCTCTTCAAGTTTTTGATGGCTTTTCAATAAAATGTTTAGGTACATTAAATAGATAGATTTTGACTCTCCAGTCCAGGTACGATTGGACCCTGATGAAATGCCTTCTAAGGTATGAATCGTTTTCAAAGATTGGTGCAAGGCTTCTTTTAACTCATTAGAAGTAGCAATTGCATCAGCTAATGCCCCTCCTTTAATTCTTACATCACTCATCTGTTCTCCTTTCCGAATCTGTTTTAGTTCATTTTTTCACGTTCCTCACGCTTTTTCTCTTCTGCTTTTCTCGCTTCTTCTGCATTATAGTCTTCTTCACGTTTCTTTTCTGCCTGATAAAGCCCACTGTATTCTTCATATTTCTCTCTCGCTACTGTAGAAGCATAGTAAAGTGACTCAGCTTGTCGATGCTGGACATCAACTAAACTCGAAAGCTCTCCATTTAATTCCATAAATTTATCGACTGAATCTTGATTAGGAAGACCCTCAGACTCTGCCGAAAAGTTCATTTTATTCACGTTACTAACCATTGATTGAATCGCTTTTAAATAGTTCGTTTGGTTATCAAATCGAGTTGCTAGCTTTGTTTCTAAGGATTCATACGCATCTCGTTTTTCTTTGTATTCCACTGTTTGAAAATACATACTCTTCTCTCCTTTTAAAATAACTATATATATATATTATCACAACTACTACTACAATTACACGCCTTTTTATTATTTTGATGATTTTAATTTATATTCTATAAAAATAACCTAAAATAAGCTCTCAAAACCATAGAGGCTTTAAGAGCTATCTCGTATTTACTTCTTCTATTCATCAAACTTCTTGACCCTTTTTAGCATACTTTCTGCACATTTTGTGGGTATACTAAAAGAGTAGTATTGATCAAAGTCAGTTCTTTGAACTGATTTGTATCATGTCTGTACGATTAAAAAATCTACAGCCATGACAATTCCTTTTTGCCACCTGACTCTCCATCAGGTGGCTTTTTTATATTTCTACCCTAATCCAAGAACTTACAAATCTTCTTATACCAAACTAAAACTAAATTCCTTTCAAAAAAAAATAGAAAGCACTTCAAGTACTTTCCATTTCTTTCCTTAATTCCTATATAACAGCCTTGTCTACTAAAAAACCTCACTACTTATGATAACGATCATCGCTATAATCAACTGATTTTCAAAACCAACTTCTGTTTTTGAATAATAGTTTTTGATCGTCATGTGTTGTTTGATATACTATACTTGAAAAACAGCTCTATTTGCCAGCGCAAGTCATACAGATTCCCAATTTCTTCAGTGGACTTAAAGGCATCATTCGTAATGATTCGTAGATCAGCTCGTCCTTTTCGACGAATGGTCATTAAACGTAAAAGACTCGTTAAATCCCCTTTTCCACCAAGTATATCAGAGTCTTCATCCTTAGGGTCAGCAAGACTTTCTACAACATGTACGACGGTATTTTTTTGATCCTTGAAACGAAAAAATAGTCCTCCCACTTCATTTGGTCAAATGCAACAAAGTCCATATACCCACAAAAACATAGGGTAGGAATGGCTGATTCATAAAATGTGTTCAGAAGCATGAGGTAGTTTGAACTGTTCAGGATGAACCATTTATTTATAGTCATTTTTGTTTTATACTAATCCAAGTACCAGTACAAAGGATTTTTTATGCAACACTAGTGATATTTTTATATACTATTAAATAACTATTTATCCAATGAATTTTACGCTATAACCTGAACACCTTGACGATCAATCGCAAATTCTTGAATCAATGCTGTTGGATCAACTTGATGAAGCTGATTCATAATCTCTTTTAATTTATCTTTAGGGGTCAGCACTAAAACTGTTGGTCCAGCTCCACTTAAAAAAGTACCGTAAGCTCCATGTGAATTGCTTAACTGACGAACTTCCTCCAAATGCGGAATTAATGCTTTGCGATAAACTTCATGCCATAAATCTTGTTCCATCATCTTTCCAGCTAGGTAAAGATCATTTTTGGCAACTGCTGCAATCATGACATTAGCGATTGAGCTGGCTTTTACCGCCTCTGAATAAACTAGCTCTTGTGGTAATACATTACGACTTTCGCTAGTCAACAACTCAGTTTGTGGGATAAAAGCAATCACACCTGTATCAGGAAACTCCTGTTGAAGAGCAAATACTTCATCATCAATTTTTGCAGCAACGACAAAATCACCTAAAACAGCTGGAGCTACATTATCTGGATGACCTTCAATTTTTGTGGCAATTTTAATTTTCTCCTCAGAAGTCAAATTCAGTTCAGCTAACTGATTTGCTAATTCAATTCCAGCTACAATTGCAGCAGAACTGCTTCCTAAGCCTCTAGTTGAAGGAACTTCTGAAGTCATCAATAATTTTTTAGGTGTTAGGTTAGGCGCTAAAGAAAGAGCTGTTGTCACAATCACATTACTGGCATCAGTAGGGATTCCTGAACCTAATTCATGTATAACTTCCCATTCTGCTTGTGAATCACCAACTTCTAATGTTAGATAAAGTTGTAATGCCAAACCACAAGAATCAAATCCAGGACCTAAATTAGCTGTTGTTCCGGGAACTTTAATTTTCATTATTTATCCAAACTCCTTAACCTTCCATTACTTTGAAATGAACCAATAAGTTCATATCTTTAGCGGCATCAATTTGTTTTAAAATTTCTTTTTGTTGTTTTTTATTCATTTGGTGTGTAATGATGACAACTTT
The sequence above is a segment of the Carnobacterium gallinarum DSM 4847 genome. Coding sequences within it:
- a CDS encoding deaminase domain-containing protein, with protein sequence MNLVVNTVVNGAVLAIGAALPWKIAMGLGLVSGSVNSYEGISGNTIGGRKLSGKERILRGVFGTLDLALAGYSGVKGFKNRGSKVPEVPEKAGGLTKTQKVENFQKRGDKLREQMPNKRLRADGNVAIADVQIDGLKNEYVAHSGIHSDSSKGYDLADFSVTKDKKALTSYVDDRFPRFNDTEAKILEDIASKIDFNTKGVIDLYTELPTCQSCTNLILEFRYKYPKVTLNIYTKY
- the thrB gene encoding homoserine kinase, with translation MKIKVPGTTANLGPGFDSCGLALQLYLTLEVGDSQAEWEVIHELGSGIPTDASNVIVTTALSLAPNLTPKKLLMTSEVPSTRGLGSSSAAIVAGIELANQLAELNLTSEEKIKIATKIEGHPDNVAPAVLGDFVVAAKIDDEVFALQQEFPDTGVIAFIPQTELLTSESRNVLPQELVYSEAVKASSIANVMIAAVAKNDLYLAGKMMEQDLWHEVYRKALIPHLEEVRQLSNSHGAYGTFLSGAGPTVLVLTPKDKLKEIMNQLHQVDPTALIQEFAIDRQGVQVIA
- a CDS encoding DUF5081 family protein, coding for MKKDVFSAQEVYVLMDILGGTELFGFPELYLVGLTALESSEVGVERLQKKQVVTKENQLTSIGMTLLKILERYCESETYVMVENHFLVPDEKETICLEKVQEGYRLSVLPGKALLEKLYHEYELVRREATEEELTFKKQRLRRSELRQLGLEEAEFNVAPLSIGKVSPSESGISKEEWVFFELENQLYAVSPSEEYVYKMSHYWLTHWLVEELKVSYELPEGVTA
- a CDS encoding CdiA family toxin C-terminal domain-containing protein, which codes for MVNSAILAIGAALPWKIAMGLGLVSGSVNSYEAISGNTIGGRELSGKERILRGVFGALDLALVGYSGVKGFKNRGSKVPEIPEKASGAGNLKIGENAKNHLKNVEGISTKKGISGGHNADEFYKALQSQGINGDDLVISKTSHPTIDGVYEVEYRIPRKDITGNVADPVTYKNARDPKTLYDPSIISDDKMYELGSEAMQNGKLINGRIEGTASNGLNFIGYLDEFGNVKNFYPILD